A stretch of Episyrphus balteatus chromosome 2, idEpiBalt1.1, whole genome shotgun sequence DNA encodes these proteins:
- the LOC129911002 gene encoding transcriptional repressor protein YY1 — translation MDQKLLSKSHDLQENELVFFTEDDIPLCVDAENFLVYDCKEDSQNANFANDVEVLTEAVGEQQAQNVLSTPPKIPKYNDHVKKPAKRWCQKEVCIKTIESEFKVVMWVQDDSDQSDHEVTEPTVKRKPRKIKQEPQVEQNFEISDQSHENNLPSIKCTIKSCRMLFKDVTKLRQHISQHCLDQPNVVGYLCTFENCPKVFKSISSLRKHMHTHGPKTKVCAECGKAFIDNSKLNRHLVVHTGDKPFQCTFEGCGKRFSLDFNLRTHARIHTGYRPFACTFDGCTKRFAQSTNLKSHQLIHLKNAYKFKDSDK, via the coding sequence ATGGATCAAAAGCTGCTTTCAAAATCACACGATCTACAAGAAAATGAATTGGTTTTCTTTACCGAAGACGATATTCCATTATGTGTTGATGCTGAAAACTTTTTAGTCTATGATTGCAAAGAAGATTCTCAAAATGCAAACTTTGCAAACGACGTTGAAGTTCTAACCGAAGCTGTTGGAGAACAACAAGCTCAAAATGTTCTATCAACTCCGCCGAAGATCCCAAAATACAATGATCATGTTAAAAAGCCTGCAAAACGTTGGTGTCAGAAAGAAGTCTGCATCAAAACAATTGAATCGGAATTTAAAGTTGTAATGTGGGTTCAAGATGATTCCGATCAATCTGACCACGAAGTTACAGAACCCACCGTCAAACGAAAGCCAAGAAAGATCAAACAAGAACCCCAAGTAGAGCAAAACTTTGAAATATCCGACCAATCACATGAAAATAATTTACCAAGCATCAAATGCACTATAAAATCATGCCGAATGTTGTTCAAAGACGTTACAAAACTACGCCAACACATTTCCCAACATTGTCTTGACCAACCAAATGTGGTCGGTTATTTGTGCACATTCGAAAATTGTCCAAAAGTCTTTAAAAGCATTTCAAGTCTACGTAAGCATATGCACACTCATGGCCCCAAAACAAAAGTATGTGCCGAGTGTGGCAAAGCTTTTATCGATAATTCCAAATTGAATCGCCATCTGGTGGTGCACACTGGAGATAAGCCATTTCAATGCACCTTTGAAGGATGTGGCAAACGTTTTTCGTTGGACTTTAATCTTCGAACTCATGCACGTATTCATACTGGCTATCGACCATTTGCATGTACGTTTGATGGATGTACAAAGAGATTTGCTCAATCGACTAATTTAAAATCGCATCAATTGATTCATTTGAAGAATGCTTACAAATTCAAAGATTCAGATAAATAA
- the LOC129910107 gene encoding germinal-center associated nuclear protein, with translation MPEFVQGTCEEMCPEQEVKLRTKERLLHFYECKPGQKNVPGILVKSFSRSAAGIKIPRKKDLRTQRSLNKTVEYLLKEITLDKRRPFNYVYDFVFDRLRAIRQEIVMQNYDAKATIRLLEPMIMFLAYSRYRLCEESVDNFDPKICEQHLQECLKRVLCCYDEIHAESGFDKMNLSEIRSRNFIESIYQLFNLGSIEALKRSAHLPAEIKTDPVFAGVYSIALNHFQGNFYKVLQGIARLPHILCAIASLKLQIIRRQVFLIFASAYSSKQLLLPVEWLRKLLLYSNKIDVAEDCKYFELEYFSEKEAIRFYKSDFKNENVAIKQKHEAFVEEKLKKIYLPEILLLKKL, from the exons atgccaGAGTTTGTCCAAGGGACATGTGAGGAAATGTGTCCAGAACAAGAAGTAAAACT ccGAACAAAAGAAAGATTACTTCATTTCTATGAATGCAAACCTGGCCAAAAGAATGTCCCTGGCATCCTTGTCAAGTCATTTTCCCGCTCAGCGGCCGGGATAAAAATACCTAGAAAAAAAGATCTCCGTACACAACGTTCACTAAACAAGACAGTAGAATACCTTTTAAAAGA AATAACACTTGATAAACGAAGACCCTTTAATTATGTCTATGATTTTGTATTCGACCGTCTAAGAGCTATAAGGCAAGAGATTGTTATGCAAAATTATGATGCAAAGGCAACCATAAGACTGTTGGAACCTATGATTATGTTTTTAGCTTACAGTCGTTACAG ATTATGCGAAGAATCAGTTGATAACTTCGATCCAAAGATTTGTGAACAACATTTGCAAGAATGTCTCAAAAGAGTGCTCTGCTGTTATGACGAAATTCATGCAGAATCTGGTTTTGATAAAATGAATTTAAGTGAAATTCGTAGCAGAAATTTTATCGAATCCATCTACCAGTTGTTTAATTTGGGATCAATAGAAGCACTCAAAAGAAGTGCTCATTTGCCTGCGGAAATAAAAACCGATCCTGTATTCGCTGGAGTATATTCTATTGCCCTTAATCATTTTCAGGGAAACTTTTACAAAGTCCTTCAGGGTATAGCTCGTCTTCCTCATATATTATGTGCAATAGCTTCTCTTAAATTACAAATTATAAGAAG gcaaGTGTTCTTAATATTTGCTTCCGCCTATAGCAGTAAACAACTTTTGTTGCCAGTAGAATGGCTAAGAAAATTACTTCTTTATAGCAACAAGATCGATGTTGCCGAAGattgtaaatattttgaattggaaTACTTTTCAGAGAAGGAAGCTATCAGATTTTATAAAAGTGATTTTAAAAACGAGAATGtagcaataaaacaaaaacatgaggCATTCGTTGAAGAGaagttaaagaaaatttatttaccagaaatattattgttgaaaaaactatga